In the genome of Criblamydia sequanensis CRIB-18, one region contains:
- a CDS encoding aconitate hydratase: MASGTVSQKLIKDHLVSGEMVPGKEIGLHIDQTLTQDATGTMVMLELEAMGCKSVKTELSAQYVDHNMLQEDFKNADDHIFLQSACQRFGIWYSRAGNGVSHPVHMESFGIPGKTLLGSDSHTCAAGSLGMLAIGTGGLEVALAMMGHPFYVAMPRIFGIKLTGKLQNWVSAKDIILEMLRRHKTSGGVGKIIEYYGEGLKGLSAMDRHVIANMGAELGATTTVFPSDEETKKFLEEQGRGESFIEILADENAVYDENDEIDLSKLEPLIACPSSPDKVVPVREVAGKIVHQCMIGSSANPGFRDFAIGAMIVNDRQIHPHLSFDINPVSRQQLENLIEQRYLKSYVHAGARIHQPGCNGCIGMGQAPASNQISLRTVPRNFPGRSGTEDDLVYLCSPETAAASALTGKITDPRTLNMPYPRYKHPSKMILNHEILQPPTEGRAELIMGPNIKPFPFFSELQDTLDGPILLKAGDNVSTDEILPAGSKVLPYRSNIPKIAEFSFIRLDPDFYNKTKPYKETGFIVIGGANYGQGSSREHAVIAPRFLGLRAVIAKSYARIHRKNLLNFGVLPLVFDNPSDYEKLEVKDELSIDSIRELVKNSSKVSILNKTKDFTFTASLNLSAHEKDILMAGGLINYVKEH; encoded by the coding sequence ATGGCATCCGGTACAGTCTCTCAAAAATTAATAAAAGACCATCTTGTAAGCGGAGAGATGGTTCCAGGAAAAGAGATCGGTTTGCATATCGATCAAACTTTAACTCAGGATGCAACAGGAACCATGGTAATGCTTGAATTGGAAGCCATGGGTTGCAAAAGCGTCAAAACTGAATTATCGGCACAATATGTCGATCATAATATGCTTCAGGAAGATTTCAAAAATGCGGATGACCATATTTTTTTACAAAGCGCATGTCAACGCTTTGGAATTTGGTATAGCAGGGCCGGCAACGGGGTTAGCCATCCGGTCCATATGGAATCTTTTGGCATTCCCGGCAAAACCCTTCTTGGTTCGGATAGCCATACCTGCGCTGCAGGCTCTCTTGGCATGCTAGCTATTGGAACGGGTGGTCTTGAAGTTGCTCTTGCTATGATGGGACACCCTTTTTATGTAGCCATGCCTAGAATTTTTGGAATCAAGCTAACTGGAAAGCTCCAGAATTGGGTGAGCGCCAAAGATATTATCCTTGAAATGCTAAGACGGCATAAGACATCAGGCGGAGTTGGAAAAATTATTGAGTACTATGGAGAAGGCCTAAAAGGGTTGTCTGCCATGGATCGACACGTAATTGCAAATATGGGCGCTGAACTTGGAGCTACAACCACCGTTTTTCCATCGGATGAAGAGACCAAGAAGTTTCTAGAGGAGCAAGGCCGAGGCGAGAGTTTTATTGAAATATTAGCAGATGAGAATGCCGTTTATGATGAAAATGACGAGATAGACCTTTCTAAATTAGAGCCGTTAATAGCTTGTCCATCAAGCCCCGATAAGGTGGTACCGGTAAGAGAAGTCGCCGGAAAAATCGTTCATCAATGCATGATCGGATCTTCTGCAAATCCAGGCTTTAGGGACTTTGCAATCGGTGCAATGATTGTGAATGATAGACAGATTCACCCCCATTTAAGCTTTGATATTAACCCTGTCTCAAGACAACAACTTGAAAATTTAATTGAGCAGCGCTACTTAAAAAGTTATGTGCACGCAGGCGCTCGGATACACCAGCCCGGCTGCAATGGCTGTATAGGAATGGGTCAAGCTCCGGCGAGCAACCAAATAAGCCTTAGAACTGTTCCAAGAAATTTCCCGGGAAGATCCGGCACTGAAGATGACCTTGTCTATCTTTGCAGTCCCGAAACTGCCGCAGCTTCTGCATTAACCGGGAAAATTACAGACCCTAGAACTTTAAATATGCCTTACCCTCGCTATAAGCATCCTTCTAAGATGATCTTGAACCATGAAATATTACAGCCTCCAACAGAAGGAAGGGCTGAGCTCATCATGGGTCCAAATATTAAGCCATTCCCCTTCTTTTCCGAATTACAAGACACCCTTGACGGCCCTATACTTTTAAAGGCAGGCGACAATGTCTCGACCGATGAAATATTACCGGCAGGCAGTAAAGTCCTTCCCTATAGAAGCAACATCCCCAAAATCGCTGAATTTAGTTTTATAAGACTGGATCCGGATTTCTATAATAAGACAAAGCCCTATAAAGAAACCGGTTTTATAGTTATTGGAGGGGCTAACTATGGCCAAGGATCAAGTCGAGAACACGCTGTCATTGCCCCACGCTTTCTCGGACTTAGGGCGGTCATCGCTAAAAGCTACGCTAGAATCCATCGAAAAAACTTGCTTAATTTTGGAGTTCTACCTCTTGTCTTTGATAATCCGTCAGATTATGAAAAGTTAGAGGTCAAAGATGAGTTATCTATAGATTCAATCCGGGAGCTTGTTAAAAATTCTTCGAAAGTTTCTATTTTGAACAAAACTAAAGACTTTACTTTTACAGCTTCCCTTAATTTAAGCGCCCATGAAAAAGATATATTAATGGCAGGCGGGCTTATAAACTACGTGAAAGAGCATTAA
- a CDS encoding histone deacetylase translates to MQAVGNNPSWFQPNNLFQEKGLNKVLIVTSNLFLNHVAGVGHPESPKRMEAIWDKLKEAELLTPNNTVEPRMATENEILTCHSSNYYQKLKELTSTLGEKEGSHAFKERSCKKKNVEGDFGYNFKTLESALYAAGAPLTAIDHILDPLNNIKRAYCVSRPPGHHAHYPTGSGFCIFNNAVIAAKYAIKKGFAKVLIVDWDVHHGDGTQTMTERDPSIFYFSTHRDTSNGFYPGKSFGKREQTGISKGKGTVLNCPIDPDKVEDTRKAVRDAFDQDLTAAMISFQPNLVIISCGFDAHKNDSLVEGGLQLEDEDYAYLTEVCIRIADFYAEGRIVSILEGGYNFEAIANASKIHVETLARI, encoded by the coding sequence ATGCAAGCTGTAGGAAATAATCCTTCCTGGTTTCAACCAAATAATCTTTTTCAGGAAAAAGGCTTAAATAAAGTCCTTATTGTAACATCTAACCTTTTTTTAAATCATGTGGCAGGCGTTGGCCACCCTGAATCTCCAAAAAGAATGGAGGCGATTTGGGATAAACTAAAAGAAGCGGAGCTTCTAACCCCAAATAATACGGTAGAACCTAGAATGGCAACAGAAAATGAAATTTTAACCTGCCACTCTTCAAACTATTATCAAAAACTCAAAGAGCTAACAAGTACATTAGGAGAGAAAGAAGGTTCTCATGCTTTTAAAGAACGCTCTTGCAAAAAAAAGAATGTGGAAGGCGATTTTGGGTACAATTTTAAAACTCTTGAGTCTGCGCTTTATGCGGCAGGTGCGCCTCTTACTGCGATCGATCATATTTTAGACCCTCTTAATAATATCAAAAGAGCTTATTGTGTTAGCAGACCTCCCGGACACCACGCTCACTATCCTACAGGCTCAGGGTTTTGTATTTTTAATAATGCGGTTATTGCCGCTAAATATGCGATTAAAAAGGGATTTGCCAAAGTCTTAATAGTCGATTGGGATGTCCATCATGGGGATGGTACCCAAACCATGACAGAAAGAGACCCAAGCATCTTTTATTTTAGCACTCATAGGGATACTTCAAATGGGTTTTATCCGGGGAAAAGCTTTGGAAAGAGAGAACAAACCGGGATTTCCAAAGGGAAAGGAACCGTTTTAAATTGTCCTATAGACCCGGACAAAGTGGAAGACACAAGAAAAGCTGTTCGGGACGCTTTTGACCAAGATTTAACAGCCGCCATGATCTCTTTCCAACCAAATTTGGTCATAATCTCATGCGGATTTGATGCCCATAAAAACGATTCTCTAGTAGAAGGGGGCCTTCAACTAGAAGATGAAGATTACGCCTATTTGACAGAAGTTTGCATTCGCATAGCCGATTTTTACGCCGAGGGGCGCATCGTTTCTATTCTTGAAGGCGGCTATAATTTTGAAGCGATAGCGAATGCATCAAAAATACATGTTGAAACATTAGCAAGGATTTAA
- a CDS encoding class I SAM-dependent methyltransferase has product MQMLNSLFLGEPTLTTATASEVPSSEAPGLSWKNPGMSSPKERDQYLTGDHERAIKAIDRWVLAKKLEGHKHILDVGSGSGLTTFYIWLKALESTILGLDTKENAEFAEKYSALSNNSVRFQEILSPLTLPKADNTRGWDLISGLALFSWIQQDLHAAVLKAMYDVLSPYGEILVRTEAVGHRPYRDAMHTVMERDEWAPFFVDYKAPFSDQTVEGFEAALKEAGYVNSEVELINDELNFVDKDTMVNYFIQWLPPLERIISKDPAETYSLRHSFTKEVIDQYCLDIKNDGTKIPLIFPAIYATAHKKPEKTLGFIKI; this is encoded by the coding sequence ATGCAAATGCTAAACTCCCTTTTTTTAGGTGAACCAACCCTTACAACAGCTACAGCCTCAGAGGTGCCTTCATCTGAAGCTCCAGGATTATCCTGGAAAAATCCGGGCATGTCTTCGCCAAAAGAAAGGGATCAATACCTTACAGGGGATCATGAAAGGGCTATAAAAGCTATCGATCGATGGGTTTTAGCCAAAAAGCTAGAAGGCCATAAGCATATTTTGGATGTGGGATCAGGCAGCGGTCTTACAACTTTTTATATCTGGCTTAAAGCTTTAGAATCCACCATTTTAGGTTTGGATACAAAAGAGAACGCAGAGTTCGCCGAGAAATATAGCGCTCTTTCAAATAATAGCGTTCGCTTTCAAGAAATCCTCTCGCCTTTAACACTGCCGAAAGCTGACAACACAAGAGGCTGGGACCTTATCTCAGGACTTGCCCTTTTTAGCTGGATTCAACAGGATTTACATGCCGCTGTTTTAAAAGCCATGTATGATGTTCTTTCTCCCTACGGAGAAATTTTGGTTAGAACAGAAGCTGTCGGGCATAGGCCTTATAGGGACGCCATGCACACTGTCATGGAAAGAGATGAGTGGGCTCCATTTTTCGTGGATTATAAAGCTCCTTTTTCAGATCAAACAGTCGAAGGCTTTGAAGCTGCTTTAAAAGAAGCAGGTTATGTTAATTCAGAAGTTGAGCTTATTAATGATGAGCTTAATTTCGTAGATAAAGATACCATGGTAAATTACTTTATCCAATGGCTTCCTCCCCTTGAAAGAATAATTTCAAAAGATCCGGCAGAAACCTATTCTTTGCGGCATAGTTTTACAAAGGAAGTCATTGATCAATACTGTTTAGACATTAAAAATGACGGGACGAAAATTCCTCTTATTTTCCCGGCTATTTATGCTACAGCCCACAAAAAGCCCGAAAAAACTTTAGGCTTTATAAAAATCTAA
- a CDS encoding linear amide C-N hydrolase, giving the protein MFKNLVLTALLTAAIPFFSEACTGLMLKANDGSFVHGRTLEFGMKLDTSILFIPRGYEFHGTTPLGDGLTYKAKYAATGAMAFDVPSIMDGINEKGLAVGAFYFPGFAGYSDITKENQSKALAPVEFTNWIITQFSTVEEVKQGLKEVIIAKTVDKSWGDAPAPFHFIVYDKSGKSLVIEPIEGAFKVYDNPLGVITNSPQFDWHMTNLRNFINLTPFNVSPLKIDGLTLAPFGQGSGMVGLPGDFTPPSRFVRAAIFSITAIPSETSSEAVLQAFHILNQFDIPVGVAKQKVGDVIHTDYTQLTGVRDPQSLRFYFKGYEDQTIRMVDLKQLDFNGKSLLRKKISGTQKVIDLSKDLK; this is encoded by the coding sequence ATGTTTAAGAATCTAGTGCTTACAGCTCTTTTAACTGCTGCAATCCCCTTTTTTTCAGAGGCTTGCACAGGACTTATGTTAAAAGCAAACGATGGTTCTTTTGTCCATGGGCGAACTCTTGAATTTGGCATGAAATTGGACACTTCAATCCTTTTTATTCCAAGAGGTTATGAGTTTCATGGGACAACCCCCTTAGGCGATGGCTTAACCTACAAAGCAAAATATGCCGCTACAGGCGCAATGGCGTTTGATGTCCCTTCCATTATGGATGGCATCAACGAAAAGGGCCTCGCGGTAGGCGCCTTTTACTTTCCAGGATTTGCTGGCTATAGCGATATCACAAAAGAAAATCAATCAAAGGCTTTAGCTCCTGTTGAATTTACAAACTGGATTATAACTCAATTTTCAACCGTTGAAGAAGTCAAACAAGGGTTAAAAGAGGTCATCATCGCAAAAACGGTAGATAAAAGCTGGGGGGATGCGCCGGCTCCTTTTCATTTCATCGTTTATGATAAAAGCGGCAAAAGCTTAGTAATTGAACCGATTGAAGGTGCGTTTAAAGTCTATGATAACCCCCTTGGTGTTATCACTAATTCCCCTCAGTTTGATTGGCATATGACAAACCTAAGAAACTTCATTAATTTAACTCCTTTTAATGTAAGCCCTTTAAAAATAGATGGACTTACTCTTGCTCCTTTTGGACAAGGGTCAGGCATGGTCGGACTGCCGGGGGACTTTACCCCCCCTTCACGCTTTGTTAGAGCAGCTATTTTCAGCATTACAGCTATTCCAAGCGAAACTTCCTCAGAAGCCGTTCTTCAAGCTTTTCACATCCTGAATCAATTTGATATTCCGGTAGGTGTGGCAAAACAAAAAGTAGGCGATGTCATCCATACAGACTATACCCAACTAACCGGTGTTAGAGACCCTCAAAGCCTTAGATTTTATTTTAAAGGCTACGAAGATCAAACGATACGCATGGTAGATCTTAAGCAACTCGATTTTAATGGGAAAAGCCTTCTTAGAAAAAAAATATCTGGCACCCAAAAAGTAATCGATTTAAGTAAGGACTTAAAATAA
- a CDS encoding DUF952 domain-containing protein — translation MRSLILGFLLFAIVTKMQTQVQETRVSEPKEQNEEMVKVPLGLPRVPWPKDNPYSEKKAELGKLLYFDKRLSSNHTISCATCHAIKMAFTDQLPVSKGINGHHGTRNAPTVINAAYLKLLFWDGRANSLEEQCKGPLSNPKEMTESDDAHEAYIECRERLRSIKGYSKLFEEAFGTPDCTIKEITEAIATFERTVLSGNSRYDRYKAGDPTAMNEEEIRGYKVFKKVGCINCHRGPNFSDERFHNIGVGMNEPNPDLGRYEITKNKRDWGAFRTPILRDVENTYPYMHDGSLKTLEDVIEYYDVGGIPNKNLHPLMKPLHLSDSDKKALVSFLKALNGEGWQHFKEPEHFPEDMSQPIDKPPYLYKIFSLEDWEASMGKDPLPPTKIDKNFFHLATEDQVNSTVEKFFKGQKEVIVVKLDTGKLKGELSFEANPGGTNKYFHLYQGSIPRASIVEVNHRFLP, via the coding sequence ATGCGTTCTTTAATTTTAGGCTTTTTGTTGTTTGCAATCGTTACAAAAATGCAAACGCAAGTTCAAGAAACTAGGGTTTCGGAGCCTAAAGAGCAGAATGAAGAGATGGTTAAAGTGCCTTTGGGTCTTCCAAGAGTCCCTTGGCCGAAGGATAACCCTTATTCAGAGAAAAAGGCGGAGCTTGGAAAGCTTCTCTATTTTGATAAAAGGCTCTCATCCAATCACACTATTTCATGCGCGACTTGCCATGCCATTAAAATGGCTTTTACGGATCAGCTGCCCGTTTCTAAAGGGATAAATGGCCATCATGGCACCCGCAATGCCCCGACTGTGATTAACGCCGCTTATCTCAAGCTTCTTTTTTGGGATGGAAGGGCTAATTCTCTTGAAGAGCAATGTAAGGGACCCCTTAGCAACCCTAAAGAAATGACAGAATCTGATGACGCTCACGAAGCTTATATCGAGTGTCGGGAAAGGCTAAGGAGTATAAAAGGCTACAGTAAGCTTTTTGAAGAAGCTTTTGGCACCCCTGATTGCACAATTAAAGAAATTACCGAGGCGATTGCCACTTTTGAGAGAACCGTGCTTTCCGGAAATTCACGCTATGATCGTTATAAAGCCGGGGATCCAACTGCTATGAATGAGGAAGAGATACGAGGGTATAAGGTCTTTAAGAAAGTGGGTTGCATCAATTGCCATAGAGGCCCTAATTTTAGCGACGAGCGTTTTCATAATATCGGGGTTGGAATGAATGAACCGAATCCTGATCTTGGCCGCTATGAAATCACAAAAAACAAAAGAGATTGGGGGGCTTTTAGAACGCCTATCCTAAGAGATGTTGAAAATACTTATCCTTACATGCATGACGGCAGTTTAAAAACTTTAGAAGATGTGATAGAGTATTATGATGTAGGTGGAATCCCTAATAAAAACCTTCATCCTTTAATGAAACCGCTTCATCTATCCGATTCGGATAAAAAAGCGCTTGTCAGCTTTTTAAAGGCTTTAAATGGAGAAGGCTGGCAGCATTTTAAAGAACCGGAGCATTTTCCAGAAGATATGTCGCAACCCATTGATAAGCCCCCTTATTTATATAAAATCTTTTCTTTGGAAGATTGGGAAGCAAGCATGGGCAAAGATCCCTTGCCTCCAACTAAAATAGATAAGAACTTTTTTCATTTAGCAACAGAAGATCAAGTAAACTCAACTGTTGAAAAGTTTTTTAAAGGCCAAAAAGAAGTCATTGTCGTAAAATTGGATACGGGTAAGCTTAAAGGGGAGCTTAGCTTTGAGGCTAATCCCGGAGGGACGAATAAATATTTCCATCTATATCAAGGATCTATTCCAAGAGCTTCCATAGTAGAGGTAAACCATCGCTTTTTACCTTAA
- a CDS encoding aminoglycoside phosphotransferase family protein has product MQLLMDSFISLYRKNFKILEHASFTKIDHEDGLVALFYKVVVGKEEFILKICPRSNDFLREAFFLDFFADKIPVPKIIDRVEPDKERAGALLIEYLPGSLLRASEFSNDLGFKLGASLARIHLEKMTGYGDPVLENLHTDPRTYFFFKFDEGLKECHNHLPKVLTEKCSKYYEDHLFLIDQVDGPCIVHRDFRPGNLIVNEGQLQGIIDWASARYSFAEEDFCSMEHENFWPGFDSKAFLEGYESVRSLPNYKPLMPLLKLNKAIATLGFLIKTALWKGKSAKLYQLNRHFLDNFFI; this is encoded by the coding sequence ATGCAACTTCTTATGGACTCATTTATTTCTTTATACCGAAAGAATTTTAAAATCCTTGAACACGCTTCTTTTACAAAAATAGATCATGAAGATGGTCTTGTTGCTCTCTTTTATAAAGTAGTCGTAGGTAAAGAAGAGTTTATCTTAAAAATTTGTCCGAGAAGCAATGACTTCTTACGCGAAGCCTTCTTTCTAGATTTTTTTGCCGATAAGATACCGGTTCCAAAAATTATAGACCGGGTTGAACCCGATAAGGAAAGGGCCGGTGCGCTCTTAATCGAGTATCTGCCGGGTTCTTTGCTAAGAGCGTCTGAATTTTCAAATGACCTTGGATTTAAACTAGGCGCATCCCTTGCAAGAATCCATCTTGAAAAAATGACGGGCTATGGGGATCCGGTTCTTGAGAACTTACATACCGATCCTAGGACTTATTTCTTTTTTAAATTTGATGAGGGTCTTAAGGAATGCCACAACCATTTGCCGAAGGTTTTAACGGAAAAGTGTTCAAAGTATTATGAAGATCATCTTTTTTTGATTGATCAGGTAGACGGCCCTTGTATCGTGCATAGGGATTTTCGGCCGGGAAATCTTATAGTTAATGAAGGCCAACTTCAAGGCATTATAGATTGGGCAAGCGCTCGCTATAGCTTTGCTGAAGAAGATTTTTGTTCCATGGAACATGAAAATTTTTGGCCTGGATTTGACAGTAAGGCTTTTTTGGAAGGTTATGAAAGCGTCCGCTCTCTTCCTAATTATAAACCCTTGATGCCTCTTTTAAAATTAAATAAAGCGATTGCAACCCTTGGCTTTTTAATTAAAACAGCATTGTGGAAAGGAAAGAGTGCGAAATTGTATCAATTGAATCGTCATTTTTTAGACAATTTTTTCATTTAA
- a CDS encoding ABC transporter ATP-binding protein: protein MNVRAKKFFSYYRPYWKLFLADMICAIAVSFITLAIPLLIRYLIKNLLESDTPDVLTQIYWIFALMVGLVACLTACHFFVDYKGHMMGALMERDIRRNLFEHLQKLSFNFYDEHRTGQLMTRVSNDSFDLAELYHHGPEDILISSLNFIGAFIILLSINAKLALITFIFVPAMAFYGFYFSKKMHAALRKSRDRIGDINAQVEDTLSGIRVVKSFTNEKVEKEKFEKENQKFVESRKEAYKSEAFFYNGLIAFTQLMTVTVVFFGAVSIVKGALDLADLLTFLLYIGILIEPIQRLGNFTRLYHEGFTGFERIMEILEIEPDIKDQEGAEDLQKAEGSIDFQNVGFQYKEGYNHVLKDLNLSIKKGEYLALVGPSGVGKTTLCSLIPRFYEVSKGKILIDGKDIRQVTLSSLRKNIGIVPQEVYLFAGTVSDNIRYGNPEAAPDEIISAAKNANAHEFIMALPKGYDTDIGQRGVKLSGGQKQRLSIARCFLKNPPILILDEATSALDNESEKAIQDSLEVLTAHRTTVVIAHRLTTVRHAKRILFLSDKGIEEEGSHEELIAKNGLYANLYKMQLRI, encoded by the coding sequence ATGAATGTTAGAGCTAAAAAATTTTTCTCCTACTATAGACCTTATTGGAAGCTATTTTTAGCCGATATGATTTGTGCCATTGCGGTGTCTTTTATCACGCTAGCCATTCCCCTACTTATACGATACCTCATAAAGAACCTTTTAGAATCTGATACCCCTGATGTTTTGACTCAAATTTATTGGATTTTTGCTCTAATGGTTGGGCTTGTGGCGTGTCTTACAGCTTGTCATTTCTTTGTCGATTATAAGGGCCATATGATGGGTGCTTTGATGGAAAGAGATATTAGGAGGAATTTATTCGAACATCTTCAAAAGCTTTCTTTCAATTTTTATGACGAGCATCGAACAGGCCAGCTTATGACCCGTGTCTCTAACGATTCCTTTGATCTTGCCGAGCTTTATCATCACGGCCCGGAAGATATTCTCATCTCTTCCCTTAACTTTATAGGGGCTTTTATTATCCTGCTCAGCATCAATGCAAAACTTGCTTTGATTACGTTCATTTTTGTGCCGGCCATGGCTTTTTACGGCTTTTATTTCAGTAAGAAAATGCACGCGGCTTTAAGAAAGAGCCGAGATAGAATTGGTGACATTAACGCTCAAGTCGAAGACACCCTTTCAGGGATACGTGTCGTTAAATCTTTTACCAATGAAAAAGTCGAAAAAGAGAAATTTGAAAAAGAAAATCAAAAGTTTGTTGAAAGTAGAAAAGAAGCTTATAAAAGTGAAGCCTTCTTCTATAATGGCTTAATAGCTTTTACACAGCTTATGACAGTAACAGTTGTATTTTTTGGAGCTGTCAGCATCGTAAAAGGGGCTTTGGATTTAGCCGATTTACTCACCTTCTTGCTTTACATCGGCATTTTGATAGAGCCCATCCAAAGACTTGGCAATTTTACAAGACTCTACCATGAAGGATTTACAGGTTTTGAACGAATTATGGAAATTTTGGAAATAGAACCGGACATAAAAGATCAAGAAGGGGCTGAAGATTTGCAAAAAGCCGAAGGTTCAATCGACTTTCAAAATGTAGGCTTTCAATATAAAGAAGGCTACAATCATGTTTTGAAAGACTTGAATCTGAGTATAAAAAAGGGCGAGTACTTGGCTCTTGTCGGCCCATCTGGCGTTGGAAAAACCACTTTATGCTCTTTAATTCCGAGATTTTATGAAGTCAGTAAAGGTAAAATCCTTATTGATGGCAAAGATATTCGACAAGTCACTTTAAGTTCGCTTAGAAAAAATATAGGCATTGTCCCTCAGGAAGTCTATCTATTCGCAGGGACTGTGTCTGATAATATCCGCTATGGAAATCCTGAAGCTGCCCCTGATGAAATTATTTCGGCTGCAAAAAATGCTAACGCTCATGAATTCATTATGGCGCTTCCCAAAGGCTACGACACAGACATTGGACAAAGAGGGGTTAAGCTATCGGGCGGGCAAAAGCAGCGTTTAAGCATCGCCAGATGTTTTTTAAAAAATCCCCCGATTCTTATCTTAGATGAAGCTACAAGCGCTTTAGATAACGAAAGTGAAAAAGCCATCCAAGACTCTCTTGAGGTTCTAACCGCTCATCGAACAACTGTTGTTATTGCGCATCGTCTGACAACTGTAAGACACGCCAAAAGGATTCTATTTCTTTCAGACAAAGGGATAGAAGAAGAAGGCTCCCACGAAGAACTGATTGCCAAAAATGGCCTCTATGCCAATTTATATAAAATGCAATTAAGGATTTAA
- a CDS encoding alpha/beta fold hydrolase produces the protein MPYLKLTDKEIYYETEGTLEPLILISGYGCDHTFWSPLLPSLKKKFQVIVFDNPGIGKTIDNGRPFSIEDMAKTVFEIKETLKLEKCHLAGHSMGGSIAMLAASSYGTHFSKTVLLNTSANWSYRSHLALESMLQLRSLDTDIEAIIKVALPWLFGQAFLSNPEKVEEFRKSVYNNPQTLNDQKRQLQALKDFDGRQSLAQIKNPCLLISGTEDLLSLPQDSHLLQKEIANSRLISCKSGHVSVLEIREEIISLLLTFLY, from the coding sequence ATGCCCTATCTTAAATTGACGGATAAAGAGATTTATTATGAAACTGAAGGCACCTTAGAGCCGCTTATTTTGATTTCAGGCTATGGCTGCGATCACACTTTCTGGTCTCCCCTATTACCCTCGCTAAAGAAAAAATTCCAAGTTATAGTGTTCGATAATCCAGGTATTGGAAAAACAATAGATAACGGCCGGCCCTTTAGCATAGAAGACATGGCAAAGACGGTTTTTGAAATAAAGGAAACGTTAAAATTAGAAAAATGCCATCTTGCAGGACATTCCATGGGCGGTTCTATTGCAATGCTTGCAGCTTCAAGCTACGGTACTCACTTTTCGAAAACGGTTCTTTTAAATACCTCTGCCAATTGGTCTTATCGCTCCCATTTAGCGTTAGAATCGATGCTTCAATTACGCTCCCTTGATACCGATATTGAAGCGATTATAAAAGTCGCCCTTCCCTGGCTTTTTGGTCAGGCCTTTTTATCAAACCCTGAAAAAGTCGAAGAGTTTAGAAAAAGTGTTTACAATAACCCTCAAACCTTAAACGATCAAAAAAGACAGCTTCAAGCTCTAAAAGATTTTGATGGAAGACAATCTCTTGCCCAAATTAAAAATCCTTGCCTTCTCATTTCAGGTACGGAGGATCTATTGTCTTTACCTCAAGACTCGCATCTTTTGCAAAAAGAGATTGCTAATTCAAGACTTATATCTTGTAAATCAGGTCATGTAAGCGTTTTGGAAATTAGAGAAGAGATTATCTCCCTTCTTCTGACGTTTCTTTATTAG
- a CDS encoding DUF4442 domain-containing protein: MKKKTLLFWINFWPPFLGSGIKVTSISPDFATIEVRMKLRFWNKNYVGTHFGGSLYAMTDPFFMLILIEKLGRDYIVWDKAASIRFIKPGKGTVYARFHISEEEILDLKNQVDLHGKIEPLFTVDILDEEKNCIASVEKKLYIKKKKDALS, translated from the coding sequence TTGAAAAAAAAGACTCTTCTTTTTTGGATCAATTTTTGGCCCCCCTTTTTAGGTTCAGGAATAAAGGTCACCTCCATTTCACCTGATTTTGCAACTATTGAAGTTCGGATGAAGCTCCGTTTTTGGAATAAAAACTATGTCGGCACACATTTTGGCGGCTCTCTTTATGCCATGACAGACCCTTTCTTTATGCTGATACTTATCGAGAAACTTGGCAGAGATTACATAGTCTGGGATAAAGCCGCCTCGATTAGATTTATTAAACCGGGAAAGGGAACCGTTTACGCAAGGTTCCATATTTCAGAAGAAGAAATTTTAGATTTGAAAAACCAAGTCGATCTACACGGCAAAATAGAGCCGTTATTTACGGTTGATATTTTGGATGAAGAGAAAAATTGCATTGCAAGCGTTGAGAAAAAGCTTTACATCAAGAAGAAGAAAGATGCCCTATCTTAA